GTCGCCGACGCGGGTGCCGTCGGCACGCTGGTCAACCACTCCGAGAACCGGCTCAAACTGGCCGACATAGACGGCTCGGTCCGGGCGGCCGAACGGGCCGGGCTCGAGACCGTCGTCTGTGCGAACAATCCGGCCCAGATCGGCGCGGTCACGGCGCTCGGCCCCGACGCCGTCGCCGTCGAGCCGCCGGCACTCATCGGCACGGGCACGCCCGTGAGCCAGGCCGACCCGGACGTCGTCGAGGACGCCGTTGCGGCCGCCGCGAACGTCGACCCCGACGTCCCGGTGCTCTGTGGCGCCGGCATCAGCACCGGCGACGACGTCACCGCCGCGGCCGACCTCGGTTCGGAAGGCGTACTCCTCGCCAGCGGCGTCGCCAAGGCCGACGACCCGAAAGCCGCGCTCGAGGACCTCGTCGCGCCGCTGTAACTGCAGAGTGGCCTTGCTGTCGGACTCGCTCCCTATTTTCACCATCGGGTGACGACCATTCATAGACGAGACCTATGTAATCATAAAATACATTACGAACACAGAGATAGTGGTTGAAAATGGGCCTGCTCTCCGAGGTCACGGGTAGTGGTGTTATGAACGGCTGGCGGGCGGTAGGCGTCACCGAGACGTCTCCCGGGGACGTGGTTGTGGCCGCCCTCGTGGTCCTGATCGGCGGCTTGCTCGTCGTTGCCAACTCCGACCGTGGCCGCCGGGTGACCGACCGGGCCCGATACAACCCGTCCGAGGTGGTGATCTACGGCGTTGGCGTCAACGTCGGTTTTATCCTCGTCCTGTTGGTTCTCGTCATTTTTGGGCTCGCGGCTCTCGCACTCCCGCTGTTGCTCGTCTACGCCGTGCTCGCGGTGGCTGCAACCGTAGTCGGGTACCTGGCGGTCGGACGGCTGGTCGCCGGGAACTGGTGGCTCGTCGTTGCAGTGGGAGCAGTCGCAGCCGCGATTGCGGTGGTGGTGCCGTATCTCGGTACCGTGACCGGACTCGCCGTCACGAGTGTCGGGTTCGGAATGCTGGTACTGGAGTACAACTCGGCGTACGACCGCGAAGTAGAAACGGAGTTAGCCGGGCCGGCAAACATGAGATCTCACATCGGCGTCAGCACCAAGAATGGCGCAGTCACTCGGTTTCAGATCACTATCACCTACTGGACAGGAGTGGATCACGAGACCGTCGTTCGATACGTACACGACCCGACCGAAAACGGGTCCGACGTCACCGAGGATGGACTCCGGATACGGATTCACGGCGAGGCTGGTAGCATCGACGTCGAAGACGTCACCGAGCCAATCGAACCAGATGACGCCGTTCAACAGGCGTTCGAGCACCTCGAGACGAATCTCGACGAGCTCGTCCGCGAGTTCGAGCACGACCGGGGTATCGAGGCCGATGAGGCAGAGTGGAGCTACGAGATGCCGCTCGAGGCATCCGAGCTCCGATCGGCACGTGAGACACTCGGTGAGCAACGAGAGACGGTTACCGCCTATCTGGCAACGGCCGCTGACAGCCCCCAGGCCGGCTGGTTACTCGAGGGCGGTCGCTAGCGTAACCGTTGAGAGTCGGGTCGGGAGAGCCAGCAGTTTTGCCACTGGATGTGGCTGTTGGTCACGAACTATGGGTTCCTGCGTTCTCGTCAGTTCTGAAGCGCGTATCAGATCCCGCTTCGAACCGACTCGAGCGACCTCGAGCTTCGATCAGTCGTGTCGCTCGAGTTCGGCCCCGAGTTCGTAGAGCACCTCGAAGAAGTTCGGGAAGGAGACGTCGACGTGCTCTGCCCCCTGAATCGTCGTCTCGCCGTCGGCGACCAGTCCAGCGATCGCGAGCGACATGACGATCCGGTGGTCGCCGCGGCCGTCGACGGTCGCGCCCTCGAGGCTCGACTCGTCGCCGTGGATCGTCAGCGCGTCCTGCTCTTCGGTCGTCTCGACGCCCATGTTCCCGAGTTCCTCGGCCATCGCGCTCACCCGGTCGGTCTCCTTGTACCGGACGTGTTCGGCGTTCGTAATCTGCGTGTCGCCGCTGGCGACGGCTCCAAGAGTCGCGATCGTCGGCAGCAGGTCGGGGGTGTCCTCGACCGAGACCTCGATCCCCTCGAGGTCCGAGGCCGCGACCTCGAGCACGCCGTCGGCCTCGTCCCAGTCGATCTCGGCGCCCATGCGCTCGAGAATCTCGACGATCGCAATATCGCCCTGGGCGCTCGGGTAGGCCCCCTTCACGAGCACGGCGTCGTCCCCGGCGACGGCTCCTGCGGCAGCGAGATACGAGATCGACGAGAAGTCACCTGGGACGGCGTACTCGCCGTCGGTCGGCTCGTAGTGCTGGCCGCCGTCGACGGCGAACCCGTCGGCCGTTCGTCGGGCCTCGACGCCGAACTCGTCGAGCACCTCGATCGTGACGTCGACGTACGGCGCGGACTTGAGTTCGGTCTCGAGTTCGAGTTCGATTCCCTCGTCGGTCACCGCACCCGCCATCAGCAGCGCCGAGAGGTACTGCGAGGAGACGTCACCGGGGATCGACACCGTCCCGCCAGAGACGGGGCCGGTGATCACGAGCGGCGCCTGGCCGTTCCCGCGGGTGCTCATCGCTACGCCGTCGAGGTCGGTGATCGCCTCGAGCAGCGGTCCCTGCGGGCGCGAGCGAAGCGAGGCGTCGCCGGTGAGGACGGTCGTCCCGTCGGCGAGCGCGGCCGTCGCCGACACCAGCCGCATCGTCGTTCCGCTGTTGTCGCAGTCGAGTACGTCCGGCGGGACGTCGGGACGACCGCCGAAGCCGTCGACCTCGAGGCGTCCGGTCTCGCGGTCGCGGCTCACGGCGCCGCCGAACAGGTCGACGGCCCGGGCGGTCGCCCGCGTGTCGGCGCTCCAGAGGGCGTCGTGGACCAGCGCGCCGTCGGCGTAGCCCGACGCGAGGATCGCCCGGTGGGTGTAACTCTTCGACGGTGGGGCGCGCGCCTCGCCGCGCACGCTCGAGGGTGTGAGAGTGACGTCCATGGTCGGCCTGTCGTTCGGTCCGCCTATCACGGTACCGGTATCCGCCGGAACGGCGACAGCTGTCCACGAGCAGCTCACGGTGTTCGCCGTGACGGCCGCCGGTGGAGCGCGTAGGCGATCAGGGCGAGCCCAGCGAACTGGGTGACGTGGACGGCGAGCCAGAACCAGTCCTGCTGGGGCAACGAGAGCAGGCGGAGGTTGATCAGGATCGTGCCGACGAATGACGTCGTGTAGGTGACAGCCGTTAGCAACACTAGCCCCAGCGCGAGGTACCACAGCGAGGGCTCCTCGTATCGACGCATCGCGCGAAGAGCCTGAATCCCGATGTAGAGACCGAGCACCGTCGCGCCGAGCGCGAACGCGCCGACGGCGAGTTCCATCGTTCGAACGTCCTCGAGCATTCAGAGCTCACCCCAGAGCCGGTAGAGCCGGTCGACCACGTCCTCGTCGCGCCGGGTCAGTTCGTACGTGAACCCGTCGTCGTCGAGGCGGAGGTGGACCTCAGCCAGGGTAGCCGCGTAGATCGTATCGTGGTTACCGTCCTCGCGAATCCGGGTCTGTTCGTGGACGACGTCCGCCGCCTCGAGGCGCTCGAGCCGCCGGTAGATCGTCGAGAGCGACGCGTCGCAGTGGTCGGCGAGCTGGGTCGCTGTCATGGGTTCTTCACACGTCGCTTCGAGGATCGATCGGGCGTACTCGTCGTCGAGCAGGGCGACGACGGTCTCGAGCGACGGCTCCGTGGTCACGTCTTCGGGATCGGTCATCCGATAGTTAACCCCACCGGACTGTCTTCCGAGTCGATACCACTTGCGCCCCTCGAGCATCGAGCGGACCAGCATCGGTCGGTCGTCTTTGACGTGCCCCCGTGGCGCCGGCGGTTCGGTCGTCCATCGTTGGCGCACGGTCTCACTCGAGGTGCTGGTACTCGAGGACGAGCACCTGGGACTCGTTCGGTTCGTACACGACCTGGAGGGACGTGGCGTCGGATCGGTCGCCGACGTCGACCGTCAGTTCGTCGCCCGGCTCGACCGTGTCGAACCGGTCGTCGAACTGGGGTTCGACTGGGACGTCGGTTCCGGGATAGACGAGCCGGAGGTCGGCCGCGTCGACCGCGTCGCCGGCCAGGTGTGCGATACGAACCGCGTCGCCGCCGTCTTCGACCGTCGTCTCCCACGTGATCTGGGGCGGGGCCGGTCGCTCCTGGTCGCCGGCCCACTCGAGCGCCTCCTCGCGCGTCCATTTGACGGCGACGTCGACGGCCGACCCGTCGACGGTGACGTCGGCGGTGTGTGCCCTGGCCCACTCGTTGCGGTCCTCGAGATGGGTTTTCAGGCGTCGCTCGGAGAACGTCGCCGCCGTCCCGAGTCGAACGTGGATCACCTCGTAGGCGTACTCGGCGTCGGACGTGGAACAGACCACGCTCCATCGCGGATCGTGCCCCTCGAACAGTTCGATTCCGAGCGGTTCGCCCGCGCCGTCGGTGGCGCGCCAGAACGACATCGCCGGCATCGCCCCCAGGTTCCGGCTGATCGTGTCGAACGCGTCGTCGACCTCGTGCAGTCGCTCGCGTCGTCCAGCCCCCGCGTCGACGACCGCCTCGACGACTGCGGGGGCGCGTTCGACCCCGCTGTAGACCATCGTGCCGTCGCGAACGGCGACGGCACGGTCGGTTCCCGGGCGCTCGAACAGGTCGTACCCCTCGTACTCGCCGGCCGCCTCGTAGCCGCTATCGAGAACCGTTTCCCGGACCGACGTCGCGTCGAACGAGCCACGGCCGACGACGGCGTCCCCGAGATTGATCAGGTCGTCGTAGTTCCGGTAGCCGACCCCGAGGTAATCGAGGTACGAGGCGAACACGCCGGTAATAAGGTCGTGGGTGCCGGTGACGAACGCGTCGTCGCCGTAGACCTCTCGCGGGGCGAGGTAGTCGACGCGGGGAACGTCTCCGTCGGTCCGAGAGAAGCTAGCGGGCGTCCACTCGCGATAGGTCGGCTCGTCGGACTCGGGCACGTCGACGTCGGCGTACCGGACCTGCTGGCCCAGCATCGGCATCGACGAGAGACAGCCGGCAGTCGAGCTGGCGACCAGCCCGGCACCGAGCATACCGGCGAACCGACGCCGGCCGATCCGGGATCGTCTTCGTTCGGAATCGTCTGATTGCATCTGCTTCGAGCCTCGTACCAGGGACCCATATAACGGGCCAGGGACTGCGCGGCCGGGCAAGTTCCCGAAACGTATTTGTATTCCTGACTGTCGTCCAGTGTGACTGCAGCGCAAGTACACACTCGAGGACTGGGTCGTGAAACTGCCGTTCGGGTGTGTCTCGTCTAACGTTCCGTAATCCGCGCAATTATGCGTCCCGCTCACAGACGTCCTGCCATGCACGTCGACCTCTCACCGTTGCACCGCTATCTCGAGCGCGAATCCATCGACGGCTACCTCATCGACGACGACTCCACCGATCCCGACCAGCGGTACGTCTCGGGGTTCGACGCCCCCGACGCGTACGTGACGCTGGTGACCGACGACGGCGTACACGTCCTCGTCTCGGGCCTCGAGTACGGCCGCGCCGTGAAGGAAGCCGACGTGGACACCGTCACTCGGCTCTCGGAGTACGACTACCGATCGCTGCTGGAGGGGTACGGCACCTACGAAGGACGCGTTCGCGTCGTCGCGGCGTTCCTCGCGGACCACGGCGTCGAGTCGGTCGCCGTGCCGAAAGGATTCCCGACGGGGACGGCGGACGGGCTCCGCGAACAGGAGCTCTCGGTGGTCGTCGAACCCGAGGGGATCGTCGAGGAGATTCGCGCACGAAAAACCGACGAGGAGATCGAGCACGTGCGCGAGGCTCAGCGGGCGAACGAGGCCGCGATGGCCGTCGTCGAGGGGCTGATCGCCGGTGCCGAGATCGAAGACGGCGTCCTCGTCCACGAGGGCGAGCCGCTCACGAGCGAGCGCGTCAAGACGGCACTCGAGATCGAACTTCTGCACTACAACTGCGGGCTCGACGACGCCATCGTCGCCTGCGGGGCCGACGGCGCGGACCCCCACGACCGCGGGAGCGGGCCGCTCCGTGCGAACGAACTGATCGTGGTCGACATCTTCCCACGGGACAAGGAGACGAAGTACTTCGGCGACGTGACCCGGACGTTCCTCCGCGGGGAGCCGACCGACGAGATGCGCCGACGCTACGAGGTGACGCGAGAGGCCTACGAGGCCGCCCTCGAGGCCGTCGAGCCGGGCGTCACGGGCGCCGAGGTCCACGACGCAGCCTGTGACGTCATCGAAGCCGCCGGTTTCGACACTCTCCGGAGCGACCCCGGTGCAGAGACGGGCTTCATCCACAGCACGGGCCACGGCGTCGGGCTGGCGCTCCACGAGGCGCCGAGCGTCTCGCCGGCCGGCGGCGAACTCGAGCCGGGTCACGTGATCACGATCGAACCCGGCCTCTACGACCCCGACGTCGGCGGCGTCCGCATCGAGGACCTCGTGGTCGTCACCGAGGATGGCTACGAGAACCTCACCGAGTATCCGGTGTCGCTCGAGCCCGCCAGCCGGTCGGACCGACTCGAGCGCTGACCGCGACGGCGCCATAATGACGGTTGTAACTGTGTACCGGTGATCGCCGTCCCGGTGGGGCGATCACCGGGAAGAGACTACAACCATCGTTATCTGGAGTACAGCACGTCGCCGTCGCCGCCCCCACCGAACTCCTCGAGCCACTCGAGCGCCTCACCCACGTCGTGCGTCGGCGGCGAACACGTCCGATCCCGACAGACGTAGAGCGTCGGCTCGCCCTCGCGCGTCTCGCGGCCGGCCCAGATCGGCGGCGCTTCCGTGAGCTCGAGGCGCTCGAGCCACGCCTCGAGTCCCTCCTCCGTCGGCGGCCGGCGGGCGAACAGCAGGTCGGGTCGATAGGAGGTCACGAACCGTTCGCGCCACTCGTCGGGCACTTCCTCGGCGGCGACCGTCACCTCGAGCGCGCCTGACTCGAGGCGGTCGGCGGCGAGACAGAGGCTGACGTGCTGGAGCGGATTCGAGGTGAGACGGTTGGCGTGGGTCTCGAGGACCGCCTCGGCGATCCCCGCGAGGTCGTCGTCGGCGAACTCCTCGAGGGCGAGCAGTGTCTCGACGGCCACGCCGGCCGAGGAGGGCGTCGAGCTATCGTCGAGCTCCTGGGGCCGGGTGACCAGCGACTCGCCGCTCTCGGGCGTGAAGTAGAGCGTCTTTTGCACCTCGTCCCAGAACTCCTCCTCGATCGTCCGTGCTAACTCGAGCGCGAACGCGAGGTGGTCGACCGCACCGGTGGCCTGGTAGCAGTCGAGCGCCCCACGAGCGAGGAAGGCGTAGTCCTCGAGGTAGCCGTCCACGGCCACGTCCCCATCCTTGTAGCGGCGAGCCAGCCGCCCCGCCTCGTCGTCCCAGAGACGATCGCGAACGAACGTGAGGGCGTCGACGGCCGACTCGGCGTAGGTCTCTTCTCCGAGGACGATCGCGGCCTCGGCGAACGCCGAGATCATGAGCCCGTTCCAGCCCGCGAGCACCTTCTCGTCGCGGTTCGGTCGCGGGCGCTCCTCGCGCGCCTCGAAGATCGTCTCGCGGGCGGCCTCGAGTCGCCGTTCGACCTCGCTCGCCTCGAGATCGTACTCCGCGGCCAGTTCCTCGATCGACGCATCGAGGTTCAACACGCTCGTCCCCTCGAAGTTGCCCGACTCGGTGACCTGGTAGCGGGCACAGAAGAGCTCGGCGTCGGTCTCGTCCTCGAGGATTTCGTGGACCTCCTCGGGCGACCAGACGTAGAACGCGCCCTCCTCGCGCTCGCCGGTCTCGGGCTCCTCGCTCTGGGCATCCAACGTGGAGAAAAAGCCGCCCTCGGGGTGCGTTAGCTCCCGATCGACGAACTCGAGCGTCTCGTGGACGACCGCGGCGTACCGATCGTCGTCGGTCAGCTGGTAGCCAGCGAGGTACGCCCGCGGGAGTTCGGCGTTGTCGTAGCCCATCTTCTCGAAGTGGGGCACCGTCCAGTCGCGGTCGACGCAGTAGCGGTGGAAGCCGCCGCCGACGTGGTCGTAGAGTCCGCCCGCGGCCATCGCGTCGAGCGTCTCGAGGGCGACGTCGCGGTACTCGTCTCGGCCCGTCCGGTCGTGGGCACGAAGGAGGGCGTGGATCCGCCCGGGCTGGGGGAACTTCGGGCCGTCGCTCCCGAAGCCGCCGTACTCGCGATCGGCGCTCCGGACCGCCGCGTCCGCGGCCGACTCGAGCACGTCGCTCGTCGGTGCCGACGCCCGGATCGAGTCGGGTGTCTCCTCGAGTCGCCCCTTCGCGGCGTCGGTCCACTGCTGTGCGCGGGACTCGACCTCCTCCCGATCGTCCTCCCACGACTCCCGGAGTCGCTCGAGGACGTCCAGAAAGCCGGGCATCCCCCGCCGAGAGTGCTTGGGGAAGTAGGTGCCGACGTAGAACGGTTTGCCGTCCGGCGTGAGCCACGCCGAGAGCGGCCAGCCGCCCCTGCCGGTGACGAGCTGGCAGACGGTCATGTAGATACTGTCGACGTCGGGGCGCTCCTCGCGGTCGACCTTGATCGGCACGAAGTGTTCGTTCAGCACCGCGGCGACCTCCTCGTCGGCGAAGCTCTCTTCTTCCATGACGTGACACCAGTGACACGCCGAGTAGCCGATCGAGAGGAAGATGGGCACGTCGCGCTCGTGGGCCGCCTCGAGCGCCGCCTCGTCCCACGGCTGCCAGTTGACGGGGTTGTCCGCGTGCTGGCGCAGGTACGGGCTCTCCTCTGCGTCGAGCCGGTTGCGCTGGGTTGGGTCGTCCATGGGGACCCTAGGGCCACAGATGATAAAAGCACGGCGCACCTTACTACTAGAACAAACACATATTGTGGACGTTCCGAACGGTTCCCTTCGGACGTGCCGCAATCTAGGGATATACGTCACCTCGTCGTGACGGGATGCTATGGTTCGCGTTCCATACGTCGACCCGGACGATTTGCCCGCGGAGAAACGAGCCCTGCTCGACACGCTTTCCGAGACGGAGGAAGCGGAGCGAGCCCACGAGCTGGAAGGGGGGACCCTGAACGTCTATCGGCTGCTCGGGAACAACGTGGCCGTTCTCGAGGCGTTCCGTTCGTACGGCTCGACGGTCTGGCAGGAGAGTGGCCTGACCCCACACGAACGCGAGACCGTTATTCTGGCGACCTCCTGCCACGCCGACGCACCCTACGAGTGGCACCAGCACGTCCGCGTCGCACTCGACGAGGGCATGACCCGCGAGCAGATCCGGGCGATCTCGAGCGGCGATCACGAGGCACTCGAGCCGGAGCTCGCCGCTGCCGTCGACTACGTGGACGCCTTCGTCGAGGGCGACGTCGACGACGACGTTCACGACCGGCTGGCCGACCACTTCGACGACGACGTGATCGTGGGGATCGGCGCGCTCGCCGGCCTCTACCTCGGCCTCGCCAGGGCACTCGACGCGTTCGCAGTCGACACCGAAGTCGAGTTCGTCGGCTGGGACCTCGAGAACCTATAGCAGTCAACCCTGGCGCCCACGAACGGCCATCGGTGTGCCCGATCGTGGGACAGCCGATCGTCGTGTGCGGGACGATTCTCGGCCAGTCTTCGTGACCACTGACACGTACGTGTGAGACGCCTGGCGATACGCCCGAGCGAGCGCCCGGGACGCGAAAATCAAAGATCGCTGATTTATCCGAGACACATTACCATGCCACCAATTACTCCACGAATATCCTACTCTCGACCCCTCTCAATCAATGTCTATTGATAACACTCGCCAGAAAGTATTTGGAATATGAAAGCTTTTAACCGTGCAGATACAACTGACTATCAGCGCAACCACTTAGCATCAAACCAATGATTAAACAGCCATCACCACAGTCCGTCGAACCGCCAGTAGATATCTCCCTCCGCGCCTTCCTGGCGCTGTTTTTCGTCTTCTACGCACCGCTGGTCGCCGTTTCGTATCCGACGCTGTCGGCCGCCGCGCTCGCCGGGAGCGTCGTCGTCATCGTCACCTACCGATCCATCGATCGACACCTCAGCCAGCAGCAGGGGACACACCGAACGATCGACGTCCCGGGACTCGGAACCATCGAATACCGCTTTACGCGGTCGAAAGCGAACTGAGGGAACGTTACCGTTTTTCCGTGGTCTGTCGAGCGACTCCATGACGTTCACCGCAACAGGCATCCGCGACGACGAATTCGCCGTGGTGTGCCAGCGAGTTTGCGTGAGGAGACGGCTGTGACGAACCGCTTTCCGAACCGACGGCGTCGACTCGAGCGACGCCCTCACCTGCGGCGGACGAACTCGAGAAAGGCAAAGCCGTCGCGCTCGTCTCGCGAGACTTCGGTCCACTCCTCGCGGTCCCACTCGGGGAAGGACGTGTCCCCGTCGGGTTCGTCGTAAATTTCTGTCAGCACCAGCCGATCGACGGCGGGGAGATACTGCTCGTAGATCGTCGCCCCGCCCGCGACGAAGATGCGGTCGACCCCGTCGTGGCGCTCGTCTGCGGCGGCGGCGGCCGCCTCGAGTGACTCCTCAAGCCCGTTCGCGACGACGACGTTCTCGTAGTCGGTCGATTCCTCCTCGAGTCCGCGACTCGTCAGTACGACCGTCGTTCGGCCGGGGAGGGGTTCGCCGAGGGCCTCGAGGATTCCCTCGTAGGTGATCCGTCCCATGATGACGGGGTGGTTCACCGTCGTCTCTCTGAAGTGCGCGAGGTCCTCGGGGACGTCCCACGGCATGTCGCCGTCGGCGCCGATGATACCGTTTTCGGCGACGGCGACGATGGCGACCAGTTCGTGACCGGACTCGGCGGCGGGCGTGTCCGTATCCTCACTCATTCTGCCACTCCGAACCTGATTCCGTCGTGGGATTCGTACTCGCGCAGCTCGACGTCCTCGGCGGTCAGCTCGTCGATCGAGACGTCCGCGACCTCGAGGACCGGACGCTCGAGGGGCGCTCGCGACAACTGCTCGAGCAGGCCGGGGACGTGGTCGAGGCGCTCGTCGCCCTCGGCTTCGGGCGGCGCCTCGGCCTCGAGCCACGATTTGACCTCGAGGTACGCCTCTCGCTCGTCGACCCCGGCGAGCCGGGACTGGAGGGCCTCGAGGTTGTCGGCGTACCACTCGCCGCGCTCGCCACGGCCGCAGTAGACGTGGGCGTCGACGAGCGTGTGAGCGAACGTACCGGGTTCGAAGCCGGTCTGCTGGGCGACGACGTTCGTCAGGAGGGCGTAGGCGGCGATGTTGAACGGCACGCCGAGTGCGGTGTCGGCTGACCGCTGGGTGAGGTGGCAGTTGAGCCGATTCCCCTGGACGTTGAAGACGAACGTGTAGTGACACGGCGGCAGCGTCGAGATGGCCGCGTTGGCGGGGTGCCAGGCGTTGACGACCAGCCGACGGGAGTTCGGGCTGTCAGAGAGCGTGTCGATCACGTACTGCAACTGGTCGAACGTCAGCCGGCCGTCGGCCTCCTCGGTCACCCACCGGTGGGCCTCGTCGGGCCAGGACTCGCCCTCGAGGCGGGCGTCCGCTTCGGGGATCGGGTACCGTCGCCAGAATCGCCCGTAGGCGGTGTCGAGGTGGCCCGCCTCGTCCGCCCAGGCGTCCCAGATTTTCGTCTCTTCGCGCAGCTCCCGGATGTGCTCCTGTCCGGAGAGGTACCAGCAGACCTCATGAAGCATCGAGTTCCAGCGGTAGCCGTCCATCTTTTTGGTCGTCAGGAGGGGATACCCCGCTGCCAGGTCGATCGCGTAGTGCTGGCTGAACGACGAGATGGTGTCGACGCCGGTCCGGTTCGGCTTGTAGGTGCCCGCAGAGAGCACCGCGTCGACGAGCTCGAGATACTCGCGCATGAGACGGGCTTTCGTCGGAGAATACAAATAAACCCGTATTCACGACCGGTTTTGAACTCGAGGCGCGATTCCACTCTCGTTCACACCGTCGGCTCACGGCTCGGTTGGGTCAGTCACGAAACCGACGGTCACCCGTCGGTCGGGGCCGACGGGCCCGGCTAATCGTCCGCCGGCGCGAGCACGTCCTGGTCGTCCTCGAGCAGCCGATCGAGCGCGTCGACCATCGCCGTCACGCTCGCGCGCGTGATGTCGGCTTCGCTCCTGGCGACGGTGACCGAGCGGTCGTCGCGGCTCATCGTCACCTCGACGGTGACGACGGCGTCGGTGCCGCCGGTGATCGCGTCGACCTGGTAGGCCTCGAGCTGGGCGTCGGCGGCCGTCCCAAGCGCCTTCCGGACGGCGGAGACGGCAGCGTCGACGGGACCAGAACCCGTGCCGGAGGCGACGTGTTCCTCGCCCGCGACGTCGAGTCGGACGCTCGCGGTCGGGACGTCGCTCCCGCTGATGGCGGTGAGCCCCAGCAGTTCGACGGTGCGCTCGCGGTCGTCGCCAGTGACGTCCTCGGCGACGGCCAGCAGGTCGGCGTCGGTGACCCGGCGGCCACGGTCGCCGAGTTCGGTCACCCGACTCGCGATCTCGGCGAGCTCGTCGTCGCTCGCCTCGACGCCGTGTTCCTCGAGCACGGCCTTCACGCCCGCCCGTCCGGTGTGTTTGCCGAGGGCGAGCCGACGCTCCCGACCGACCGTCTCCGGCGGGTAGGGCTCGTACATCTTCTCGTCTTTGAGCGTGCCGTCGGTGTGGATGCCGCTCTCGTGGGTGAAGGCGTTCTCGCCGATCACCGCCTTGTTTGGCGGGAGCGCCACGCCCGTCGCCCGGGAGACGACCTGCGCGAGTTCGTACAGCTCCGCGAGCTCGAGCGTCTCGACGTCGTAGACGTGTGCGAGAGCGATCGCCACCTCCTCTAAGGCGACGTTGCCAGCGCGCTCCCCGAGCCCGTTGACGGTGCAGTGGACGAGGTCCGCACCCGCGGAGATACCCGCGAGGGCGTTCGTCACGCCGAGCCCGAGGTCGTCGTGGGTGTGAACGCTCGTCGGACCGAGCGCGGAGAGGCGGGAAACGGCCTCGTACGTTCGTTCGGGGCCCGTGTGACCGACCGTGTCGGCGAAACAGACCCGGTCTGCACCCGCGTCGAGGGCGGTGCCCAGCAGCTCCTCGAGGTAGTCGAGGTCCGCACGCGAACCGTCCTCGCCGATGACCTCGACCCAGAGGCCGTGGGAGTTCGCGTACTCGACGAGCTCGGCCGTCGTCTCGAGGTTGCCCTCGTGAGTCGTTCCGACCTTGCCCTCGACGTGGCGGTCACTCGAGGGCACCACGACGTGGACGCCATCGACGTCGCAGTCGAGCGCGAGGTCGACGTCGACCTGGAGTCCGCGACAGAAGCTCGTCACGAGCGCGTCGAGGTCGAGGTCGGTCACGCGGGAGATGCCCTGTCGTTCGCCCGCGCCGGTGCAGGCGCTGCCCGCCTCGATGACGGCCACGCCGGTTCGCTCGAGCGCGCGGGCGATCTCGACTTTTTCGTCGGGGGAAAGGGAGATGCCTGGCGCTTGCTCACCGTCGCGAAGCGTCGTGTCGAGCAATTCAACGGTCCGATCGTCGGCTACCTGGAGTCCATCGCGGCCGACTGTGAAGGGCTGAGAATCAGTTTCGGGGTCGAATTTCCCGGCCAGCCGCCTTGCGGCGACTTACTCTATCCTC
This portion of the Natronobeatus ordinarius genome encodes:
- a CDS encoding thioredoxin domain-containing protein, whose amino-acid sequence is MDDPTQRNRLDAEESPYLRQHADNPVNWQPWDEAALEAAHERDVPIFLSIGYSACHWCHVMEEESFADEEVAAVLNEHFVPIKVDREERPDVDSIYMTVCQLVTGRGGWPLSAWLTPDGKPFYVGTYFPKHSRRGMPGFLDVLERLRESWEDDREEVESRAQQWTDAAKGRLEETPDSIRASAPTSDVLESAADAAVRSADREYGGFGSDGPKFPQPGRIHALLRAHDRTGRDEYRDVALETLDAMAAGGLYDHVGGGFHRYCVDRDWTVPHFEKMGYDNAELPRAYLAGYQLTDDDRYAAVVHETLEFVDRELTHPEGGFFSTLDAQSEEPETGEREEGAFYVWSPEEVHEILEDETDAELFCARYQVTESGNFEGTSVLNLDASIEELAAEYDLEASEVERRLEAARETIFEAREERPRPNRDEKVLAGWNGLMISAFAEAAIVLGEETYAESAVDALTFVRDRLWDDEAGRLARRYKDGDVAVDGYLEDYAFLARGALDCYQATGAVDHLAFALELARTIEEEFWDEVQKTLYFTPESGESLVTRPQELDDSSTPSSAGVAVETLLALEEFADDDLAGIAEAVLETHANRLTSNPLQHVSLCLAADRLESGALEVTVAAEEVPDEWRERFVTSYRPDLLFARRPPTEEGLEAWLERLELTEAPPIWAGRETREGEPTLYVCRDRTCSPPTHDVGEALEWLEEFGGGGDGDVLYSR
- a CDS encoding carboxymuconolactone decarboxylase family protein — translated: MVRVPYVDPDDLPAEKRALLDTLSETEEAERAHELEGGTLNVYRLLGNNVAVLEAFRSYGSTVWQESGLTPHERETVILATSCHADAPYEWHQHVRVALDEGMTREQIRAISSGDHEALEPELAAAVDYVDAFVEGDVDDDVHDRLADHFDDDVIVGIGALAGLYLGLARALDAFAVDTEVEFVGWDLENL
- a CDS encoding dihydrofolate reductase: MSEDTDTPAAESGHELVAIVAVAENGIIGADGDMPWDVPEDLAHFRETTVNHPVIMGRITYEGILEALGEPLPGRTTVVLTSRGLEEESTDYENVVVANGLEESLEAAAAAADERHDGVDRIFVAGGATIYEQYLPAVDRLVLTEIYDEPDGDTSFPEWDREEWTEVSRDERDGFAFLEFVRRR
- the thyA gene encoding thymidylate synthase, coding for MREYLELVDAVLSAGTYKPNRTGVDTISSFSQHYAIDLAAGYPLLTTKKMDGYRWNSMLHEVCWYLSGQEHIRELREETKIWDAWADEAGHLDTAYGRFWRRYPIPEADARLEGESWPDEAHRWVTEEADGRLTFDQLQYVIDTLSDSPNSRRLVVNAWHPANAAISTLPPCHYTFVFNVQGNRLNCHLTQRSADTALGVPFNIAAYALLTNVVAQQTGFEPGTFAHTLVDAHVYCGRGERGEWYADNLEALQSRLAGVDEREAYLEVKSWLEAEAPPEAEGDERLDHVPGLLEQLSRAPLERPVLEVADVSIDELTAEDVELREYESHDGIRFGVAE
- a CDS encoding (R)-citramalate synthase; this translates as MAGKFDPETDSQPFTVGRDGLQVADDRTVELLDTTLRDGEQAPGISLSPDEKVEIARALERTGVAVIEAGSACTGAGERQGISRVTDLDLDALVTSFCRGLQVDVDLALDCDVDGVHVVVPSSDRHVEGKVGTTHEGNLETTAELVEYANSHGLWVEVIGEDGSRADLDYLEELLGTALDAGADRVCFADTVGHTGPERTYEAVSRLSALGPTSVHTHDDLGLGVTNALAGISAGADLVHCTVNGLGERAGNVALEEVAIALAHVYDVETLELAELYELAQVVSRATGVALPPNKAVIGENAFTHESGIHTDGTLKDEKMYEPYPPETVGRERRLALGKHTGRAGVKAVLEEHGVEASDDELAEIASRVTELGDRGRRVTDADLLAVAEDVTGDDRERTVELLGLTAISGSDVPTASVRLDVAGEEHVASGTGSGPVDAAVSAVRKALGTAADAQLEAYQVDAITGGTDAVVTVEVTMSRDDRSVTVARSEADITRASVTAMVDALDRLLEDDQDVLAPADD